The genomic segment TCCAATCGAGACAACTCCGGAACAGGAGTCTGCCCCTGCATTCTGCAAGGAATGCGGAACACAGATTCTCCAGCCCGGCGTGCAGAAATTCTGCATCAAGTGCGGAAAGAAACTGGATTCATAATGATGAAAGAAGTCCTGCATCTTCGGATGCGGGACTTCTTATATGCTTTATCGTATGGGAGTACTTGAAAAATTCACAGGATGCTGTTGCTTTTTTTAATAGAATGTGTTACAATAGCTTATAAGAATATGCTCCAATTTTATATCTTGATAAGGCGGTGACAGCAATGGAAGCGATTCAACCATCTTTTGCGCCGGTGAATATCTGCTACGCATGCAGCGATAGCTACACACCCTATCTGGGGGTCAGCCTGTATTCTCTGCTGCGCAACGCAAACCCCAAGCGGCTGTACGATATTCTGGTTCTCCACCGGGAGATTCAGGCGTCCAACCGGGTCATGATTCGGCGGATTGCCCGCCGGTATCCGAATGTGAAGCTTCGGTTTGTGAATCTCAATCGGTATGACGAAGCGCTGCGTTCTGACCTGGGTAGCTATTACACCATTGAAACCAATTACCGTCTCTTTCTGCTTTCGGAGCTGTTTGCATCCTATCGGCGTATGATCTACCTGGATACGGACACGGTGGTTACCGGGGATATTTCCAGGCTGTTTGACATTCCTCTGGAGGGTTGTGCGCTGGGTGCGGCGCCGGATGTGGGCGTGCAGATCTTAAAGCATACCAAGCGGGCGGTGTTCTGCGGCAATATGCCCTACAATATCACGGATTATGTCAAGCAGGTGCTGCATCTGCCCGGGACGGACGGATATTTCAACGCAGGGGTGCTGCTGCTGGATCTTGCCGCATGCCGGGAGCTTGTGACCTTTGAACAGGTTTGCCGGACTTTGCACAGCAATCAGTTATACTATAATGACCAGGATGTGCTGAACATTCTGTTTCATGAGCATGTAAAGCTGCTGGATGTGTCCTGGAACTACACCAATAACATAGCCATGGAGCGAAGGGATCCGGAACGACAGGCGCTTGTTGCGCCCTATCTGCGGGATAACTACTCGGTCGTACATTACATCAGTGCGAACAAACCCTGGAATGCTGAAGTTCCCTTGGGGGAGCTTTATCATAAATATCAAAATGAAAAGGAAGCGTATGAGAATGGAAAAAAATAAACGCAGCACACTCAGAAAAAAGATTGTCGGCATTCTCTGCATTGCCGCCATGACAGCAAGCCTTGCTACCGGCATGGCGATGTCCGTTATGGCTGTGCCGGAACAGGCAGCGACTCCGGAAATCGTGACTGAGGCTGTTTCTTTGCCCCAGTATGCATCCACCTCTGTGATGGATGAGGCAAACGCCATCCAGATCACCCTGGGAGCGGATCTGATCGAAAACAACCGGATCAGTCTGAACCTGGATCAGGACGGGGCAACCTATGTCATCTCCGGCAGCAACTACATCAATGACGCTTATGTGGACACAACGATTACTGTACCAGGTCGCACAACGGTACATGTGATTTTTGACGGTGTGGACATAAAAAATGATGACGGAGAAATCGGCTGCGGCGGAAGTTA from the Ruminococcus champanellensis 18P13 = JCM 17042 genome contains:
- a CDS encoding glycosyltransferase family 8 protein, whose product is MEAIQPSFAPVNICYACSDSYTPYLGVSLYSLLRNANPKRLYDILVLHREIQASNRVMIRRIARRYPNVKLRFVNLNRYDEALRSDLGSYYTIETNYRLFLLSELFASYRRMIYLDTDTVVTGDISRLFDIPLEGCALGAAPDVGVQILKHTKRAVFCGNMPYNITDYVKQVLHLPGTDGYFNAGVLLLDLAACRELVTFEQVCRTLHSNQLYYNDQDVLNILFHEHVKLLDVSWNYTNNIAMERRDPERQALVAPYLRDNYSVVHYISANKPWNAEVPLGELYHKYQNEKEAYENGKK